From the Dunckerocampus dactyliophorus isolate RoL2022-P2 chromosome 12, RoL_Ddac_1.1, whole genome shotgun sequence genome, one window contains:
- the tmem160 gene encoding transmembrane protein 160, which produces MAFLRLFMRRQLPMAAFQLSRVGKLLLRPPSGGLHGTARWRIGDKGPWGKSQSRGPEQPQQYQHQQLTDLDRADALILRKSHETGFLSWFRNGLLATGIGVLAFVQSEMGREAAYVFFTLGGACVSLGAATYIGSLVTLRRLMLLSVPAVLFHGAMVGSVALFWLCAVSLYIGSLEVKIVFEDEDEEECQECRERRGHRVHRGTEDEDGKGGHK; this is translated from the exons ATGGCCTTCCTGCGGTTGTTCATGCGGCGACAGTTGCCGATGGCAGCGTTTCAGTTGTCCCGCGTCGGGAAGCTACTACTCCGGCCTCCGAGTGGAGGGCTACACGGCACCGCGCGGTGGCGGATCGGGGACAAGGGACCGTGGGGGAAGAGTCAGAGCCGGGGACCGGAGCAGCCGCAGCAGTACCAGCACCAGCAGCTGACAGATCTAGACAGAGCGGACGCTTTG ATACTGAGAAAATCTCACGAAACAG gtttccTCTCTTGGTTCAGAAACGGTCTGCTAGCGACTGGAATCGGCGTCCTCGCCTTCGTCCAGAGCGAAATGGGACGAGAAGCAGCATACG TGTTTTTCACCCTGGGTGGAGCCTGCGTGTCGTTAGGAGCCGCCACCTACATCGGCAGCCTCGTCACCCTGCGCAGGCTGATGCTGCTGTCCGTGCCCGCCGTGCTCTTCCACGGCGCCATGGTGGGAAGCGTCGCCCTCTTCTGGCTGTGCGCCGTATCGCTCTACATAGGCAGCCTGGAGGTGAAGATAGTCTTTGAGGACGAGGACGAAGAGGAGTGCCAGGAGTGTCGGGAGAGGCGCGGGCACAGGGTGCACCGTGGCACCGAGGACGAGGACGGCAAGGGGGGCCACAAGTAG